GGTATGATCGGCATCTTTATAAGGAACGGCACCTTGTTGAATGCTTTTTCAGTAAAATCAAAGAGTACCGCAGAGTGGCAACACGTTATGAAAAGCTTGCCCAGACTTTTCTTTCTTTCGTTTACCTGGCAGCTTCAATGATTTGGATCAAATAGTTTGCAAACACACCCTAAACAGCCCCAGCGGATAACGAGTGCTGATGGTCAGCCGCCCCAGGGGCAGACGGCCCCGCTTGAGAGCCGGCAGATGCAGGGAAACATCGCTTTCACCGAGGGCCTCCAGAGAAAAACGGATGGATGCGGCCCCGACCCGGGCGGTCAGCATCCCGCGCGGCCGTCCCCCGGCCCGGAAGAGAATCCGCAGCCGGGCTTCCTCGCCGCAAAAGGCCGGAAGCAGGCGCACATCCTCCACACGCAGCCCGGCCATGTTGGCGTAGGTGTGAACGGCCGAGACAAGGGCCATGCTCCCCAGCAGGAAAGTCAGCAGAAAGGCCAGATTGTTGGTGTAGTTGATGGCCGCCACCAGCATGGCCAGCAGAAAAAAAACAAACACCATCCCCGAACGGGTCGGCAGAATGTAAATGCGCCGCCGGGTCAGAGATACGGGCAGCGATACCGGTCGCCGGTTCTGAAACGGATTCTTCATTATGCAATGTATTCAAAAGGCCCCGGCCGTACCGGCAATAAATTTGTCCCAACTTCGATGCATCCGACGCCGCAGACAAAAACAACACTCTCTTCCGGCATATCTGGAGGCAACGCCGCGGCGCTCTTCAAATGCCAAAATGCATTTTGGACCAGATAGGGACACGCGGAGCGCATCACAAAATAACGGCACAGGCTAGTTTTCCGTGTCGTAGCGACTGAAAGTCAGAGAGTAGAAGGCCTTGCCCTTGGTCCGGGAGCGCAGTTCCGTGGCGAAGCCGAAGAGCTGGCGCATGGGAGCCAGGGCCATGATTTCCGATCCGCCCTCCGAAGAACGCACATCCAGAATGCGCGCGTTCTTGATGCCCAGAAGATTCACGCATTCGCCGACATATTCGGCGGGTGTGCGCAACTCCACACTCATGATGGGTTCAAGGCGGACAGGCGAAGCTGCCGACAGGGCCCGCTGCATGGCATCCAGAGCGGCCATGCGCACCCCGAGTTCCGTCAGGCCGCCCTCGAAAGGCTCCACAGATTCCACGCGGACGCGGGTGTCGGTCATGACGCACCCGCCCACTCCGGCTTGCAGGGCATCCTCGGCAGCGCGCACGGCAACCGCGGTCTGCGCGCCCTCAGGCAGTTCCGTCGTCACGGCACTGCCTTCCCCGCGCCGGGCCGGGTGCACCGAAACCCGGACCAGCCCGCCATGGCGCTGATCGCCGATCATCCGGGAACAGACGCCCTCGCCCGAAGCCGCCTCCCGCACCGTCTCCATGAAGATGACCTGCGGATTGCCGTGGCGGAAAGGCACGCCGCTTTCCCGCCGCAGCCGCTCCAGCACCACTTCCAGATGCAGCTCCCCCAGGCCGGACACAATGAGCTGGTCCGTTTCCTGATCCGTGAAAGAACGCAGCGTGGGATCTTCCACTGCATATCTTTCAAGCAGCATCTGAAGCTTTTCCGTATCGCTGGCGCTGCCCGGCACCAGCGCCACGTTCAGAACAGGCTGGAGCACATCGATATTTTCCAGCTGCAAGGCGGACTTGCCGGAGAAAAGCGTGTCCCCGGTGCGGCAATCCCTGAGTCCGGTAGCCAGAACGATCTCTCCCGCTCCCGCCTCGGCGACGGGTTCGTGGCGGTTGGCGTGCACCGTATAGAGTTTGTGGATCTTTTCGAATCCGCCCAGCCGGGAGTTGTACACTGCGCTGTTCTCGCCGATCCGGCCGCCATAGACCCGCAGAAAATTCTTTTTGTGCGCGCCTTCGAACAGCACCTTGAACACGAAGCCCACAAATCTGTCTCCGGCCACCTCCGCGTCCCGCAGGCGCTCCTGGACCGCCGCATGGGAAAAGGACTCGTCCGGGGCGGGCAGAAACCGCGCCACCCCGTCCATGAGGGGCTGCACGCCCGTGTTCCTGAGAGCGCTGCCGCAATAGACAGGCACTCCCCGGCCGGAAAGGGTGACCCGGCGCACGGCGGACAGCAGCTCATCCATGCCGGGTTCTTCTTCGGCCAGATATTTTTCCATGATCGCGTCATCGAGCTCGGCCAGAGCCTCGATGCAGGCCATGCGCCGGGCGGCCAGATAATCCCGGTCCGGAGCATCCTCCTCCCGTACGGTCTCGCCCTGATCACCGGGATCGAAAACCAGCATGCGGCCGCGCAGTACGTCGAGTACCGCTCCTTCCTCCACGCCGGGAACAGGCACGGTCAGCGGCAGCGGCGTCACGCCGAAACGGGCGGCCATATCCGCCGTCACGGCCTGATAATCCGCGCCAGGGCGGTCGATCTTGTTCACAAACACCAGCTTGGGGAGATGATACTTCTCGGCCTGCCGCCATACGGTCTCGCTCTGGGATTCGATGCCGTTCACGGCGCAGAAGACCATCACCGCGCCGTCGCACACGCGCAGGGCGCGCTCCACCTCCACGTTGAAATCCACGTGTCCCGGCGTGTCGATGATGTTGATACGGCAGTCCCGCCACTCGATGGTGGTGCAGGCCGAAGTGATGGTAATGCCCCGCTTCTGCTCTTCCTCAAGATAGTCCATGGTGGCGTTGCCGTCATGGACCTCGCCCAGCCTGTGAATCTTCCGGGCGTAGAAAAGCAGGCGTTCGGTCAGGGTGGTCTTGCCCGCGTCGATGTGGGCGATGATGCCTATATTGCGAAAACTGACGCGTTTTTTCATGGCGATTCAGCGGAACAGTACGGAGGTATGCCGGAAGGCTTCCGGCGTGAGCACATCCCACGGCCAGCAGCCCAGAAACTTCTCGTCCATGACCACCGGAGCGTCCCCGGCTTCGCCGCCATAGACGATGTACGGATGGGAATGGGGCTGCGGTGCGGTCTGGGCGGTAACCTGAGCATAAGCCGAGGCATATTCGGATTCGGGCAGCCGCACGGCCACACCGTACCGGGCCGGATCCGGACGCAGGACGAGGGGAAAATCAAGTCCGGTTCCGGCCAGATCGACAGCCACTCCACGGCCCGAAGCGGCCAGCACGTTCAGAGCGCCCTGCGGATCACGCGTGAAGAGCTGATCCACGGACAGCAGATCGAAACCAAAAAGAAGCGGCTCCGTCACCGGCCCGTCAATATATGCGACCAGTACGCCGACTTTCGCCACCAGAGCCTGCACCATCGCCGAAAAAATAGCTGTGGGCGGAAAGCGGCGCTGATCCACGGCGAAAAACGCCCAGTCCAGAGGCTCACTGCACACCTGGCGCTCCACGTGGCCGAAGCGGCGGCACTCGGACACCGGCTCGATGCCGGTCTGGGCCAGCGCATAGGCAAAGGCCACGGCGTTCTTGATGATGGACTTCTGGACGGCCGGACAATGCTCATAAGCTTCGCCCAGACGCTCATCGCCGATATCGGGGGCAAAACCGTACCGGGTCAGTTCTTCTTCAATCATATTATTTTATTGCAAGGCTTGATCTTCAAAACTACACATAATTTGAACGGGTCCAGGGACGAATCCCTGGCGGGGTGCGGGGCAGAGCCCCGCGAAAAAATCTGCCGCCTCCGCACTCACAGTTCCGCCGCCACCAGCGCACCCATTTCCGCACAGCCGACCTTCCTGCCCTGCCCTGTGAAAATGTCGCCGGTGCGGAACCCCCTGGCCAGCACGGACCGGACCGCACTTTCGATGCATGAGGCTTCTTCTTCCAGTCTGAAGGCATGACGGAACATCATGGCTGCGGACAGAATCATGCCCAGAGGATTGGCCAGGTCGCGGCCCGCGATGTCCGGAGCCGAACCGTGCACGGGTTCGAACAGGGACGGCCCGCCTTCACCCAGCGAAGCCGAAGGCAACATGCCGATGGAGCCGGTGATGGCGGCCGCCTCGTCGGACAGGATGTCACCGAAAAGATTTCCCGTGACCAGCACATCGAACTGTGCCGGATCGCGGATGAGCTGCATGGCCGCATTGTCCACATACATGTGCGACAGCTCCACGTCCGGATATCCGGCCGCCGTGCGGATGGCCACTTCCCGCCACAGCCGGGACACGTCCAGCACGTTGGCCTTGTCCACGGAGCACAGCCTGCCCCGCCGCTTGCGGGCGATGCCGCAGGCCACGCGCACGACACGTTCGATTTCCGGCTCGGCGTAGACCATCGTGTTGAAGACGGCCCGTCCGCCCTGCGCCATCCTTTCCCCGCGCGGCTCGCCGAAATATATACCTCCAGTGAGCTCACGCACCACCAGCAGGTCGATGCCCCGGGCCGTGATGTCCGGCCGCAGGCATGAGGCTCCGGCCAACTCGGGAAAAAGAATCGCCGGCCGCAGGTTGGCGAAGAGCCCCAGAGCCTTGCGGATGCCGAGCAAACCCCGCTCCGGACGGACGGCCGGATCCAGAGTGTCCCATTCGGGCCCGCCCACGGCTCCCAGGAGCACGGCATCGGTGGCCTTGCAGGCGGCAATGGTGGATGCGGGCAGAGGGTCGCCCGTGGCGTCGATGGCCGCTCCGCCCAGCAGAGCGGTTTCCGTGGTCACGTCATGGCCGAATTTACGGGCCGTTTTCTCCAGCACGGCCACGGCCTGAGTCATAATCTCCGGTCCGATACCGTCTCCGGGGATGATGCAGATGCGCATGTTCACAACACTATCCTTATCGAAAAACGACCGAACAGCAGACAGTCCTCCATACAAAGTCAACCGGACAGTCTGCGCCGCACATAGGCCACAAGCCCTCCTCCGGACAGCATGTCCATCATGAACTCCGGGACCGGAGCAAAGGCGATACGCTCTCCTGTGCCCAAATTTTCAATGATTCCGCCGGAAACGTCGATGCACAGTTCATCGCCATCGCCGATGCGGCTTATATCCGCGCCAAGCTCCAGCAGCAGCAACCCCATGTTGAAGGCGTTGCGATAAAATATCCGCGCGTAGCTTCTGGCCAGCACCACCGGGATGCCCGCGCCCAGAATGGCCAGCGGCGCGTGTTCACGGGACGATCCACAGCCGAAGTTTTCCCCGGCCACCAGAATGCCGCCCGGCTGCACGCGCCTGACCCATCCCGGTTCCAGCCCCTCGAAACATTTTTTGCCCAGCTCCGCCGGATCGGTCGTGACCAGAAATCTGGCCGGAATGATGGCGTCCGTGTCGATGTGATCGCCCACCAGGTGGCTTCTGCCCTGAAAAATCATGATCGATCTCCGTAACTCTCCCGGCACGCTGGGGAAAACCGCTCCGGCAGCCGGCTACCACAGGGGCCAAGCCGCCCGGCCCGGACATCATCCGAGTTTCATCGGGTGAGTGATACAGCCCGTCACGGCGGTAGCCGCGGCCACGGCCGGACCGGCCAGATACACTTCCGCGTCCAGACTGCCCATCCGGCCCCGGAAATTGCGGTTGGTAGTGGACAGACACCGCTCGCCGCCGGCCAGGATACCCATGTGCCCGCCCAGACACGGTCCGCATGTGGGTGGGCCGATGATGGCCCCGGCGTCCAGAAAAATGCGCAGAAGCCCCTCGTCCATGGCTTGGGAATACGCGCCCGGAGAAGCGGGAATGACGATGAGGCGCACGCCTTTCGCCACCTTGCGCCCCCGGATGACCCGTGCCGCTTCGCGCAGGTCGCCGATGCGGCCGTTGGTGCACGATCCGATGACCACCTGGTCCACACGCACGCCGGACACCTCGTCCACGGGCCGCACATTGTCCGGCAGATGCGGACAGGCCACCAGCGGCGGCAGACCATTCACATCGAAGGCCAGTTCCCGGACATAGGCCGCGCCCTCGTCGGCGGCCAGCAGAGTGTCTCCCGTCCGTCCATGGCTCCGGCAATAATCCAGAGTTTTTATGTCGGCGGAGAAAAGCCCGGCCTTGGCTCCGGCCTCGATGGCCATGTTGGCCATGGTCATGCGCCCTTCCACATCCAAGGCGTCGACGGCCTCTCCGCCGAATTCCAAAGCCCTGTACAGCGCCCCGGCCACGCCGATTTCGCCGATGGTCAGAAGAATCAGATCCTTGCCGCCCACATATTCGGGCAGTCTGCCCGTGAAATTGACGCGGATGGTCTCCGGGACCCTGAACCAGGTTTCCCCCAGGGCCATGGCCGCCGCGATGTCGGTGCTGCCGAGTCCCGTGGCGAAAGCGCTCAGACCGCCGTAGGTGCAGGTATGACTGTCCGCGCCGACGATGATATCCCCCGGCCCCACCAGCCCGTACTCCGGCAGTATGGCGTGCTCCACGCCGGAATCGCCGCCCTCGTAATAATGGACAATGTCCATTTCGCGGGCAAACTCGCGCACCAGCCGGACCTGCTCGGCGGAATCTATATCCTTGTTGGGCGTGAAATGGTCACAGACCAGCGCCACGCGCTCCGGGTCGAACACCCGCACGGCGCCCATCTCGCGCAGAGATTTGATGGCCAGAGGAGCGGTGATATCGTTGGCCAGCACCAGAGACACCCGGCAGCGCACGATCTGGCCGTCGGCAGTGACGGCCTCCTCCGTATGCCGTTGCAGAATTTTCCGGGCTAGAGTCTGGCGCATGCGTTCTCTTCCTCTTTCTTGGCCAGACGGTTCAGGGCGTTCAGGTAAGCCTTGGCGCTGGCCTGGATGATGTCCGCATCGGAAGCCCGGCCCACGGAAGTCTTTCCGTTTTCCTCTATCTTGACGGTCACTTCGCCCTGGGCATCGGTACCGCCGGTGATGGCGTTGACCGCGTAGCGGATGAGCTTCGGCCGCCGCCCCACCACCCTGGCGATGGTATTGAACACGGCGTCCACTGGGCCGGTGCCGAAATCGGAAATGACCCGCTCCTCCCCGTCCACATACATTTTGATGACCGCGTTAGGGATGGCCATGTTACCGCTGACGGCGCTCAGGTACTCCAGCCGGTACTTGTCGGGGATGCGGAAGATTTCTTCCAGAATCACGGCCTCCAGATCTTCCACGAAAATTTCCTTCTTGCGGTCGGCCAGTTTCTTCATGGCCGCGAACACGATGTCCACCTGACCGGCTTCCAGACGGTAGCCCAGGTCCTCCAGACGCCTGACCAGGGCCGCCCGGCCGGAATGCTTGCCCAGCACCATATCCTCGTCCTGACGGCCCACAGACTGCGGCGTCATGATTTCGTAGGTCTGACGGTTCTTCAGCATGCCGTCCTGGTGGATGCCCGATTCGTGAGCAAAGGCGTTGACGCCGATGATGGGCTTGCAGGGCGGGATGGGCTGTCCGATGATCAGGGAAAGGAGCCTGCCGGATGGAAAAAGCTGCTCTTTTCTGATGCCGGAGGCCAGCCGGTAAAAATCCCGGCGGACCTCCAAGGCCATGACCACCTCTTCCAGTGCCGCGTTGCCCGCCCGCTCGCCGACGCCGGTCAGAGTCACCTCCGCCTGGCGCGCCCCGGCTTTGAGGGCGGCCAGAGTATTGGCCGTGCCCAGGCCCAGATCGTTATGACAGTGCACGGAAAATACGACCTTGTGGCTGCCTTCCACGTTTTCCAGCAGATAGGCGATGAGTTCCGCGAACTCCTGGGGCTGAGTGTAGCCCACGGTATCGGGAATATTCACGGTGGTCGCCCCGGCGGCAATGGCCCGTTCCAGAACGCGGCGCAGAAAGTCGCGGTCCGAGCGGGAAGCGTCCTCGGCGGAGAATTCCACGTTGGAGGTTCTGGCGGCGGCGTAACGGACGGCGGCCTCGGCCATCTCCAGCACCTGATGAGGCTTTTTGCGCAGCTTGTGGCGCATGTGAATGTCCGAGGTGGCTACAAAGGTATGCAGGCGGCCATGAGGATTGTGCCGGACAGCCTCCCAGGCGCGGTCGATGTCTTCGGGCAGGGCCCGGCACAGGGCCGCCACCTGACAGTTCTTCACGGTGCCGGCGATATCGCGGACGGATTCGAAATCTCCCTGGCTGGCGGCCGGGAACCCGGCCTCGATGACGTCCACGCCGAGAATTTCCAGCTGCCGGGCCAGACGGATTTTCTCGTTGCGGTTCATGGTTGCGCCCGGAGACTGCTCGCCATCCCGCAATGTGGTGTCGAAGAAGAACACCTTGTCCATATTTTCTCCGCTTTCCGAAACCATAATCGATTCCAGAAAAGTTACAATATTGCCCGGGAAAAAGGACGCTGGAAGGTCTACGGCATTTTCTGGGAAGAATCCCGGAGCAGGGACCGCCCTCGCAGGGGAAGGATGAAGTAGGTGTGGAACAGGCCGGAAAAGATGTAGCCGACGAAAAAGAGAAAACCGAGCAGCTTGGGCTCCGAGGCCACCAGCACGAACAGCAGCAACGCCGTGACCGTGGCGCTGAAACGGTGCGCACGGAGCATTTCTCCATCCTTGAAGGATGCGTAACGCACGTTGCTGACCATCAGGATGGAAACGAGGAAAGCCAGGGCCAGCGTAACGCCGGGCAGCCACACGGCCATGTTCTCCGGAATGTAGGAGGAGAAGAAGACAAAAGAGGCCAGGGTGCAGGCCGCGGCGGGAATGGGCAGGCCGATGAAGAATTTCTTGCTGATCTTGCCCGTCTGGACATTGAATCTGGCCAGGCGGAGGGCTCCGCAGGCAATGACCAGAAACGAGGCCATGATGCCCAGGCGGCCGAAGGCGTGCGTCTGCCACTGGTAGATCATGAGGGCCGGAGCCGCACCGAAAGCCACCAGATCGGCCAGGGAATCAAGCTGCACGCCGAAATCCGAGGCGGAATTGGTCAGCCGGGCCAGTTTGCCGTCCAGTCCGTCAAAAACGCAGCTGACTATGACGGCCAGGGCCGCCATCTCGAAACGCCCGTCAATGGACCACAGCATGCCCAGAAAGCCCGACAGCAGGCTGGCCATGGTCATCATGTTGGGCAGAAGATAATAACCCCGGTGTCTGGGTTTGGGCAGTTCCATTGCGCGGTGCCTGGTTACTGTTTGCGGGCCAGGATGGTCTGTCCGGCGAAAACCTTTTCTCCGATGCGGACAGCTGGCGCATAGCCAGCGGGAAGATACAGGTCAACTCTGGAGCCGAACTTGATCAGGCCGAAACGCTGCCCGCGCGCCAGTTCGTCCCCTTCCTCACCCCAGCAGATGATCCGCCGTGCGATGAGCCCCGCGATCTGGACCATGGTCCACTGCTTGCCGTCGCGGTCCTCGATCAGCATGGCGTTGCGCTCGTTGTCCGTGGATGCCTTGTCGAAGGAAGCATTCAGAAACTTCCCGCCGAAATAGGAAATCCGGGCGATGCGTCCGGCTACGGGCATGCGGTTCACATGCACGTTGAAGACGTTCATGAACACGCATACGGCCGTGCGTTCCTCGCCGGTCAGGGGATCAGACATGGGCTCGATCTTGATGATCCTGCCGTCGGCCGGAGAAACAGCCGCGCCCGCGTTCTGGGGAACCACGCGCTCGGGGTCGCGAAAAAAGTTGAGCACCAGAAAAAGGACAGCCAGTAAAAGGACAGCCATGGGCCAGCACCCGATCAGGGCAAAAGTCAGGGTGGCCACGGTGGTCAGAAAAATAAAAGGCATGCCCTCAAGAGACAGGCCGATGCTCGGCTTGTGCATGGTCGCTCCTTACGGTTTGAATGTGGATGGGACAAGACCGCCGCAGACACCGGGGCCTTCGCGGCCACGCGTCCTTGACGCGCCGTCGGAGGTGAAGCGGCTTCCGGAAGCTGGCATTTTCTCATGCAAGGACTATTTTCCCGGCCGCTCCCCGGAATATTGCTTCTTCCATTCATCGAGAAACAGGATGGCCGTCTCCAGACGGTCCAGAGGGCCGTTCTGGGCCCGCACGGCCCAGACCAGATCCGCAAAAGGCACCGACGGCGAGAGGCCGAGCTTCAGCAGCAGCGCGTCCAGTTCGCCGCGCAGTTCTTCCGGAATTTCTTCCGGCCAGGACGAAGAACGGGGAGCGGCCATGAGCGGGGCCATGTGTTCCAAAAGCGCCGTCATGCGGTGGGTGTAGGTGTGTTCGGCCAGCACCCGCGCCCGGCTCCGGGCGGCCGCCTCGGCCCGCAGCTCCGGCCGGAAACGGTAGTGCTCGATGGCGGCCAGCAGACCGTCCATGTCCTCGAACAGAACCAGCTCGTCCGGCCCGAAGAGTCCGTCCATGAGGCTTCTGCGGTCCACCAGCTGAAAGGCTCCGCAGGCGGCCAGCTCGAAGGTGCGCGGGTTGACGAAATCCCCGTCGCCCACCAGCGCGCCCGGCCGCACGGAAGAGTGCAGATTGATGTTGATGGACGAAGCATTGAAAATCCGCACCACTTCGTCCGTCTCAATGCGCTCCCCGCCGCGCTGAAGGTGGCCGGCCAGCACCATTTCTTCGTCCCAGTCGTTGCCCCAGATGCGCAGATCGTAACGCGCGAGCTGCCGGAAAGCCAGGCGGCGGTTGGGATAGCCCGCGCCCACAAAAGACAGTTCGCTCCCGTAGCGGGTGCGCTCCCCATCCGTGAGATCCAGGGGACGGTGCACGGAAGGGTCGGCCGCCAGAGGCAGATACAGCGAATTGGACTGCCCCACGGCTGCCAGCTTGTCCGGGAAATTCCCCTTCTGGATCACGGCGAAAACATCGTACAGAGGAGCGAACGCCTTCCAGTAGGTGAAAAGTTCGTGATCCTCTACAAACCACATGGCCGTGGGCACGCCGTCGCGCCGCAGACGCTTCAGGGCCTGCCGGGACAGCGGAGCCTGGGCCAGAGCCAGAACCATGTCCGGAGAAAAAGCTTCCACCTTGGCCAGTACGGCCTGAGAGACCACCTGCAGAAAACTGTTTTCCAGATGATCCAGACGGTCCAGCCCCACGCGCAGACCCTTCAGGGCTTCAAAGACGGAATAAAAGGCCGGGGCCTCGAAATATTCCACCAGATGCCCCAGCCCGCGCAGGGCATTGCCGCAGTACCGGCCGATGGGCAGAGAGCCGCCGTACATGGGCAGAACGATCAGAATCCGTCTGGAGTCCGCCATCGTCCCGGTCCCGCCCGTTTCACACATCCAGCAGACTCGCGCCGGTCATTTCATCGGGTTTGGGCAGGCCCAGCACGGCCAGCACCGTGGGAGCCACGTCAGCCAGCCGTCCGTCGCGCACCCGCACCCGCTCCGGCCCGCAATAGACGAAGGGCACCGGATTCAGGCTGTGGGAGGTCTTCATGTTGCCGGCCTCATCCAGCATGTCCTCGGCGTTGCCGTGATCGGCCGTGACCAGAAGCGTTCCGCCCAGACTCCGCACCTTGTCCATGACCAGCCCCAGGCATTCGTCCACCGCCTCGCAGGCCTGAACCGCCGCGGGAATGACACCCGTGTGGCCGACCATGTCCAGATTGGCGAAATTGCAGACGATGAACGCATATTGCCCCGAGTCGAGCGCGTTCAGCAAAGTTGCTGTTACCTGGCGCACACTCATCTCCGGCTTCTGATCGTAGGTGGCCACATCCCGCGGTGAAGGCAGAAGCTGCCGGTCCTCACCCTCAAAGGGCGTTTCCCGGCCGCCGTTGAAAAAGTAGGTCACATGGGCGTATTTTTCCGTCTCCGCCGTGCGCAGCTGCCGCAAGCCGCGTTCGGACAGAACCTGCCCCAGAATGCGGTCCATGCCCGCCGGAGGAAAGAGCACCGGCAGGTCAAAGGCGTTATCATAAAGAGTCATGGTCGCGCAGGTGCACAGATCAGGTTTCCGGCCCCGCTCGAAACCCGTAAATTCTTCGGTGGTCAGCGCGCGGACCATTTCCCGCGCCCGGTCAGCCCGGAAATTGAAAAACAGCACTCCGTCTCCGTCTCCCACCAGACCGGAGGGCGCACCATCACGCAGGATCACCCGCGGCTTCACGAACTCGTCGCTCTCTCCGGCGGCGTACGCCTCCTCCACGGCCTGCATGGCACTCGAAGCGATGGGGCCCATCCCCCGGGTCAGGGCGTCATAGGCCAGTTGCACCCGCTCCCAGCGCTGGTCCCGGTCCATGGCGTAATACCGCCCCGATACCGTGGCAATGCGCCCGGCACCCATCTTCGCGAGCGATTCCTCCAGAGTCTGGATATACCCCAGCCCGCTTCGCGGCGGCGTATCCCGGCCGTCCAGAAAGGCGTGTATGCAGATGTCGCGCACGCCTTCGTC
Above is a window of Desulfomicrobium orale DSM 12838 DNA encoding:
- the gpmI gene encoding 2,3-bisphosphoglycerate-independent phosphoglycerate mutase, encoding MSAPCVLLILDGWGKAAPGPGNAVSLARTPNMDRLFRECPHGELKCMGRDVGLPDGLMGNSEVGHLNLGAGRIVYQDIMRIDMAIESGELARNTELLRLARSVRESTGRAHLLGLVSDGGVHSMQTHLDALVRILADEGVRDICIHAFLDGRDTPPRSGLGYIQTLEESLAKMGAGRIATVSGRYYAMDRDQRWERVQLAYDALTRGMGPIASSAMQAVEEAYAAGESDEFVKPRVILRDGAPSGLVGDGDGVLFFNFRADRAREMVRALTTEEFTGFERGRKPDLCTCATMTLYDNAFDLPVLFPPAGMDRILGQVLSERGLRQLRTAETEKYAHVTYFFNGGRETPFEGEDRQLLPSPRDVATYDQKPEMSVRQVTATLLNALDSGQYAFIVCNFANLDMVGHTGVIPAAVQACEAVDECLGLVMDKVRSLGGTLLVTADHGNAEDMLDEAGNMKTSHSLNPVPFVYCGPERVRVRDGRLADVAPTVLAVLGLPKPDEMTGASLLDV